One stretch of Saccharopolyspora erythraea DNA includes these proteins:
- a CDS encoding MazG family protein — translation MSELRVSDGCAVVLVDDRLGEVLPAAAAPLLRRATAVYAEAGLADTTRAALEAPQPPPVDELLALAAREPVVLVAPELGSAEADALHAAGASLVEAPRPAGVELLDAVTVMDRLRSPGGCPWDAEQDHDTLRRYLVEETYELLDAIEQRDRAALREELGDVLLQVLFHARIAAEHGEDPFGVDEVAAELVSKLVSRHPHVFSGAEHVHDSESQQVRWEELKQAEKKRESIVDGVALGQPAVALAAKLVQRAERAGVPADVLPSGDSAGELLFSVAARARLAGADPEDELRAVALAFAGQVRAAESKARESGREPAELSGPEWVGFWRSASAGHA, via the coding sequence ATGAGCGAGCTTCGGGTTTCGGACGGCTGCGCGGTCGTCCTGGTCGACGACCGGCTCGGCGAGGTGCTCCCGGCCGCGGCGGCGCCGCTGCTGCGGCGGGCCACCGCCGTCTACGCCGAGGCGGGGCTGGCCGACACCACCCGCGCCGCGCTGGAGGCGCCGCAGCCGCCGCCGGTCGACGAGCTGCTGGCGCTGGCCGCGCGGGAACCCGTCGTCCTGGTCGCGCCCGAGCTGGGCTCCGCCGAGGCCGACGCGCTGCACGCCGCGGGCGCCAGCCTCGTCGAGGCGCCCAGGCCCGCCGGGGTGGAGCTGCTGGACGCGGTCACCGTGATGGACCGCCTCCGCTCGCCCGGCGGCTGCCCGTGGGACGCCGAGCAGGACCACGACACCCTGCGCAGGTACCTCGTCGAGGAGACCTACGAGCTCCTCGACGCCATCGAGCAGCGCGACCGCGCCGCACTGCGCGAAGAGCTCGGCGACGTGCTGTTGCAGGTCCTCTTCCACGCCAGGATCGCCGCCGAACACGGCGAGGACCCGTTCGGCGTCGACGAGGTCGCGGCCGAGCTGGTGAGCAAGCTGGTGTCGCGGCACCCGCACGTCTTCTCCGGTGCTGAGCACGTGCACGACTCCGAGTCCCAGCAGGTGCGCTGGGAGGAGCTCAAGCAGGCCGAGAAGAAGCGCGAGTCCATTGTGGATGGTGTCGCGCTCGGTCAGCCCGCGGTGGCGCTGGCCGCCAAGCTCGTGCAGCGCGCGGAGCGCGCGGGGGTGCCCGCGGACGTGCTCCCGAGCGGTGACTCCGCGGGCGAGCTGCTGTTCTCGGTGGCGGCCAGGGCCCGGCTCGCGGGCGCCGACCCGGAGGACGAGCTGCGTGCGGTCGCGCTCGCCTTCGCGGGGCAGGTGCGGGCCGCCGAGTCCAAAGCCCGCGAGTCCGGCCGGGAGCCCGCGGAGCTGTCCGGTCCGGAGTGGGTCGGCTTCTGGCGGTCGGCTTCGGCCGGGCACGCATGA
- a CDS encoding lytic murein transglycosylase, whose translation MRQRPSRQWVLLGLTPVMTLAVSCAVPVAQPARESPVTETEPPTAAAPPDPGVDPPPLRLLAAGSPPLTPETRPQNQLVPWSESMADALNIPRAALQAYGYASTAVAESAPGCGLSWTVLAGIGVVESSHGRFGGARLDRTGRPSIPVVGPPLDGTPGVKRIDDTDRGEFDGDQVWDRAVGPLQFIPQTWRVWAVDADGDGAADPNDIDDAALAAARYLCDVAGDMRDPDRFWTALLTYNASREYGQDVLDHADDYGRRSRAIPTGP comes from the coding sequence TTGCGGCAGCGACCGAGCAGGCAGTGGGTGCTGTTGGGGCTGACACCCGTGATGACGCTGGCGGTCTCGTGCGCCGTCCCCGTCGCGCAGCCGGCGCGGGAGAGTCCGGTGACCGAGACCGAGCCCCCGACCGCCGCGGCTCCGCCCGACCCGGGCGTCGATCCGCCGCCGCTGCGGCTGCTGGCCGCGGGCTCGCCGCCGCTGACCCCGGAGACCAGGCCGCAGAACCAGCTCGTGCCCTGGTCGGAGTCGATGGCCGACGCGCTCAACATCCCGCGCGCCGCGCTGCAGGCCTACGGCTACGCCAGCACCGCCGTCGCCGAGAGCGCGCCGGGGTGCGGGCTGAGCTGGACGGTCCTGGCCGGCATCGGGGTGGTGGAGTCCAGCCACGGCCGCTTCGGCGGCGCGAGGCTCGACCGCACCGGCAGGCCCAGCATCCCGGTCGTCGGGCCGCCGCTGGACGGCACTCCGGGGGTCAAGCGCATCGACGACACCGACCGCGGCGAGTTCGACGGCGACCAGGTGTGGGACCGGGCGGTGGGGCCTCTGCAGTTCATCCCGCAGACCTGGCGGGTGTGGGCGGTCGACGCCGACGGCGACGGTGCCGCCGACCCCAACGACATCGACGACGCCGCGCTGGCCGCCGCCAGGTACCTGTGCGACGTGGCGGGGGACATGCGCGACCCGGACCGCTTCTGGACGGCTCTGCTCACCTACAACGCCAGCCGCGAGTACGGCCAGGACGTCCTGGACCACGCCGACGACTACGGCCGCCGGAGCAGGGCCATCCCCACCGGGCCGTAG
- a CDS encoding lytic murein transglycosylase: MIETTARRRRVAGVLAALGRLGVALALLAALAGGVGLAAVLSTPPTAPVAGPQPVQELEPAHVSPGSVAPPEQAPIPQSAPGTDPVRQWADRVSADVDIPARALVAYVNADLAMRQYQPGCRISWATLAGIGRIESDHGRYGGALLREDARPSRPIIGVALDGTPGVRVIGDTDGGALDGDRLYDRAVGPMQFIPSTWRNWATDGNGDGLGDPQDLDDAAMAAARYLCNGGRNMTTGGGWWAAVMSYNNSQEYGQKVFALAERYAAAGSRRS; the protein is encoded by the coding sequence GTGATCGAGACCACCGCCCGTCGGCGCCGCGTCGCGGGGGTGCTCGCCGCGCTCGGACGGCTCGGCGTGGCCCTCGCCCTGCTGGCCGCGCTGGCCGGCGGGGTCGGGCTGGCCGCGGTGCTGAGCACGCCGCCGACCGCGCCAGTCGCCGGTCCGCAACCGGTGCAGGAGCTGGAACCCGCGCACGTCTCGCCGGGATCGGTCGCTCCGCCGGAGCAGGCGCCGATCCCGCAGTCCGCGCCGGGCACCGACCCGGTTCGGCAGTGGGCCGACAGGGTCTCGGCCGACGTCGACATCCCCGCCCGCGCGCTGGTCGCCTACGTCAACGCCGACCTGGCCATGCGGCAGTACCAGCCCGGGTGCCGGATCTCGTGGGCCACGCTCGCCGGGATCGGGCGCATCGAGTCCGACCACGGCCGCTACGGAGGCGCGCTGCTGCGCGAGGACGCCCGGCCGTCCCGGCCGATCATCGGCGTCGCGCTCGACGGGACGCCGGGGGTGCGGGTCATCGGCGACACCGACGGCGGGGCGCTGGACGGCGACCGGCTCTACGACCGGGCCGTGGGGCCGATGCAGTTCATCCCGTCGACCTGGCGCAACTGGGCCACCGACGGCAACGGCGACGGACTCGGCGATCCGCAGGACCTCGACGACGCGGCGATGGCCGCGGCTCGCTACCTGTGCAACGGCGGCCGGAACATGACCACCGGCGGCGGCTGGTGGGCCGCGGTCATGTCCTACAACAACTCGCAGGAGTACGGGCAGAAGGTGTTCGCGCTGGCCGAGCGCTACGCCGCCGCCGGGTCGCGCCGCAGCTGA
- a CDS encoding tetratricopeptide repeat protein — MTTEGTVEAFRRAESLVAQRRPLEAIRVLEPVLDIASDKKSVQLLLGRAYLFSAQFRRAELAFLRVLELDPSDHYARLVLGRTLQRQGRLIEARTQLRLAATMNPDPAYQEALGEINARIAVDSRAR, encoded by the coding sequence ATGACCACCGAAGGCACCGTGGAAGCTTTCCGCCGGGCCGAGAGCCTGGTCGCGCAGCGGCGCCCGCTGGAGGCGATCCGCGTTCTGGAACCCGTCCTCGACATCGCCTCGGACAAGAAGAGCGTTCAGCTCCTGCTGGGTCGCGCCTACCTGTTCTCCGCCCAGTTCCGGCGGGCCGAGCTGGCGTTCCTGCGGGTGCTGGAGCTGGACCCCTCCGACCACTACGCCCGGCTGGTCCTCGGCCGCACCCTGCAACGCCAGGGTCGTCTCATCGAGGCCCGCACGCAGCTCCGGCTGGCCGCGACCATGAACCCCGACCCCGCCTACCAGGAGGCCCTGGGCGAGATCAACGCCCGGATCGCCGTCGACTCCCGGGCGCGGTGA
- the eno gene encoding phosphopyruvate hydratase: MAIIEQVGAREILDSRGNPTVEVEVALEDGTLTRAAVPSGASTGEHEAVELRDGDAERYGGKGVEKAVEAVLDEIGPELAGVDAIEQRVVDQKLVDLDGTPDKSRLGANAILGASLAVAKAAAESVGLELFRYVGGPNAHVLPVPMMNILNGGAHADTGVDVQEFMIAPIGADSFSEAVRWGAETYHSLKSVLKAKGLATGLGDEGGFAPDLPSNREALDLIASAIEKAGYKLGRDIVLALDVAATEFYRDGAYHFEGSKRSAEQMAGYYGELLDAYPLVSIEDPLSEDDWDGWVQLTSEVGERVQLVGDDLFVTNPERLEEGVSRRAGNALLVKVNQIGTLSETLDAVHLATSCGYKSMMSHRSGETEDTTIADLAVATGCGQIKTGAPARSERVAKYNQLLRIEETLGDAARYAGELAFPRFTPEA, encoded by the coding sequence GTGGCGATCATCGAGCAGGTCGGTGCCCGCGAGATCCTGGACTCCCGCGGGAACCCCACCGTCGAGGTCGAAGTCGCACTGGAGGACGGCACGCTCACCCGCGCCGCGGTTCCCTCGGGTGCCTCGACCGGCGAGCACGAGGCCGTTGAGCTGCGTGACGGGGACGCCGAGCGCTACGGCGGCAAGGGTGTCGAGAAGGCCGTCGAGGCGGTGCTGGACGAGATCGGCCCGGAGCTGGCCGGTGTCGACGCGATCGAGCAGCGGGTGGTGGACCAGAAGCTGGTCGACCTCGACGGCACGCCGGACAAGTCCCGGCTGGGTGCCAACGCGATCCTGGGCGCCTCGCTGGCGGTGGCCAAGGCCGCGGCCGAGTCGGTCGGCCTGGAGCTGTTCCGCTACGTCGGCGGGCCGAACGCGCACGTGCTGCCGGTGCCGATGATGAACATCCTCAACGGCGGCGCCCACGCCGACACCGGCGTCGACGTCCAGGAGTTCATGATCGCCCCGATCGGCGCGGACTCCTTCTCCGAGGCCGTGCGCTGGGGCGCGGAGACCTACCACAGCCTGAAGTCGGTGCTCAAGGCCAAGGGCCTGGCCACCGGCCTGGGTGACGAGGGCGGCTTCGCCCCCGACCTGCCCAGCAACCGGGAGGCGCTGGACCTGATCGCCTCGGCGATCGAGAAGGCCGGCTACAAGCTGGGCCGCGACATCGTGCTGGCGCTCGACGTCGCCGCGACCGAGTTCTACCGCGACGGCGCCTACCACTTCGAGGGCTCCAAGCGCAGCGCCGAGCAGATGGCCGGCTACTACGGCGAGCTGCTCGACGCCTACCCGCTGGTCTCGATCGAGGACCCGCTGTCGGAGGACGACTGGGACGGCTGGGTGCAGCTGACCAGCGAGGTCGGCGAGCGCGTGCAGCTGGTCGGTGACGACCTGTTCGTCACCAACCCGGAGCGGCTGGAGGAGGGCGTCAGCCGCCGCGCGGGCAACGCGCTGCTGGTGAAGGTCAACCAGATCGGCACCCTGTCGGAGACCCTGGACGCGGTGCACCTGGCCACGTCCTGCGGCTACAAGAGCATGATGAGCCACCGCTCGGGCGAGACCGAGGACACCACGATCGCCGACCTGGCGGTGGCCACCGGCTGCGGCCAGATCAAGACCGGTGCCCCCGCGCGCAGCGAGCGGGTCGCCAAGTACAACCAGCTGCTGCGCATCGAGGAGACCCTCGGTGACGCGGCGCGCTACGCGGGCGAGCTGGCCTTCCCGCGGTTCACACCGGAGGCGTGA
- a CDS encoding FtsB family cell division protein yields MSGRDRGQRRRRGESPAARRSERVRRNTPRSSGKRPGGQSPARSRPRSSSSGGAFKLSSTRHAAVLAIVVCAMALSVSVPLRTYLSQRAELAHQEQRKVELVQQVQELEQRRTELSDPARIEAEARARLGYVRPGETPYVVEVPAAPQAPAPAAEPRGDGRPWYERLWDSVTGKEQ; encoded by the coding sequence ATGAGCGGACGCGACCGCGGCCAGCGCCGCCGCCGGGGCGAGAGCCCGGCGGCGCGGCGATCCGAGCGCGTCCGCCGGAACACCCCCAGGTCCTCGGGCAAGCGGCCGGGCGGGCAGTCGCCTGCCCGGTCGCGCCCGAGGTCCAGCAGCAGCGGCGGCGCGTTCAAGCTCTCCTCCACGCGGCACGCGGCGGTCCTGGCGATCGTGGTGTGCGCGATGGCGCTGAGCGTGTCGGTGCCGCTGCGCACCTACCTCAGCCAGCGCGCGGAGCTGGCCCACCAGGAGCAGCGCAAGGTCGAGCTGGTGCAGCAGGTGCAGGAGCTCGAACAGCGGCGGACCGAGCTGTCCGACCCGGCCCGCATCGAGGCCGAGGCCAGGGCGCGGCTCGGTTACGTGCGGCCGGGCGAGACGCCCTACGTCGTGGAGGTCCCCGCGGCGCCGCAGGCACCAGCGCCCGCGGCCGAACCGCGTGGCGACGGCAGGCCGTGGTACGAACGCCTGTGGGACTCGGTGACGGGAAAGGAACAGTGA
- a CDS encoding DUF501 domain-containing protein, with product MAGTSTPGADAAEPGGTSSISEADREVIARQIGRPPRGLRAVAARDGAGEPTVVQTNPRLEDGTPFPTLYYLTSPRLVSAVSTLEAEGLMREMADRLAQDDELAEQYRRAHESYLAERDAIESLGTDVSAGGMPDRVKCLHVHVAHALAKGPGVNPFGDQALELIAERWPES from the coding sequence TTGGCGGGCACATCGACTCCGGGCGCGGACGCCGCGGAGCCGGGCGGGACGTCCTCGATCAGCGAGGCCGACCGCGAGGTCATCGCGCGGCAGATCGGCAGGCCGCCGCGCGGGCTGCGCGCCGTCGCGGCGCGCGACGGGGCGGGCGAGCCGACCGTGGTGCAGACGAACCCGCGGCTGGAGGACGGCACGCCGTTCCCCACGCTGTACTACCTGACCTCGCCCCGGCTGGTGTCGGCCGTCTCGACGCTGGAGGCCGAGGGGCTGATGCGGGAGATGGCCGACCGCCTCGCGCAGGACGACGAACTCGCCGAGCAGTACCGCCGGGCCCACGAGTCCTACCTCGCCGAGCGCGACGCGATCGAGTCGCTGGGCACCGACGTCAGCGCGGGCGGCATGCCGGACCGGGTCAAGTGCCTGCACGTGCACGTCGCACACGCCCTCGCCAAGGGGCCGGGCGTGAACCCGTTCGGCGACCAGGCGCTGGAGCTGATCGCCGAGCGCTGGCCGGAGAGCTGA
- a CDS encoding Uma2 family endonuclease, translated as MGYVRGFPPGRSLTRADLESMPHDGHRYELLDGVLVVSPSPRPLHQRAILRLIVALEPACPATHEVLPAPVDVILAEDTVLIPDVVVGRRDAFTEQALIGPPVLAVEVLSPRTRHFDLHLKRAKFAEAGCPHYWVIDPDEPRIRCWRLGPRGAVDLDSPTSCAEPLDGYTETASVAGQQWLELNEPFPVRLRPADLVSSHRG; from the coding sequence ATGGGCTACGTCCGCGGTTTTCCTCCCGGCAGGTCCTTGACGCGGGCAGACCTGGAGTCGATGCCTCATGACGGGCACCGATACGAGCTGCTGGACGGGGTCCTCGTCGTGAGCCCGTCGCCGCGGCCGCTGCACCAGCGCGCGATCCTGCGGTTGATCGTCGCGCTGGAACCGGCGTGCCCGGCGACCCACGAGGTGCTGCCCGCGCCGGTCGACGTCATCCTCGCCGAGGACACCGTGCTCATCCCCGACGTGGTGGTCGGCAGGCGGGACGCCTTCACCGAGCAGGCGCTGATCGGCCCGCCGGTGCTGGCCGTCGAGGTGCTCTCGCCCCGCACCAGGCATTTCGACCTGCACCTCAAGCGGGCCAAGTTCGCCGAGGCCGGCTGCCCGCACTACTGGGTCATCGACCCCGACGAGCCCCGCATCCGGTGCTGGCGCCTCGGTCCCCGCGGCGCGGTCGACCTCGACTCGCCCACCTCCTGCGCGGAGCCGCTCGACGGCTACACCGAGACCGCTTCGGTGGCGGGGCAGCAGTGGCTGGAGCTCAACGAACCGTTCCCGGTGCGGCTGCGACCGGCCGATCTCGTCTCCAGCCATCGGGGCTGA